One window of the Hoplias malabaricus isolate fHopMal1 chromosome Y, fHopMal1.hap1, whole genome shotgun sequence genome contains the following:
- the LOC136678432 gene encoding cytokine receptor common subunit beta-like: MGTHIWSLRTTLLVWVLCPSPSFPSGPATPTCPHPILFAPASPALESLECRNDYSTNIHCSWTEVLDFPLSLFHMDPDDHTVSPCVRGPLLVQNALGWLQVQCQYNTSLFAIGFDDVFFFHTPHSPGLSRAFNLKQHARRNCPHDITGDGQTRCWFDPKPTWVSLTPEPRNSTLIPDPSDLRLPYPPSSKHPNSNGNSLEEERSEWSEEVRARGLMTKNERKENRLREEGTVDQFESSGADYESSGWIPVLFRKTDTDSLPGPFNLQCVYDGEWKVKCSWEMKRELTQVILYNLSYRMHTDTLSEWCCAESEDGSNDNKGDDDGNDYDDPSEDDYVVKFSCLFSVSEADLLLLDLKPQPRTKVVQSYKHIEPVAPVGLTVEVIGQDWVLNWTLPKYRTVPITSELRYWSTDSPGDIQTVHLLTGVSLFVLAESSLLCPAHYLAHVRCSVTSRSGRGARYTGYPSDWSEPVQWTTRTAPASGASRVYFLLAASVSITVILTYFTLLTFHRKVKVWEVSLPSPFQSKALKAVCQAHGSRLPSHIEVDNPCMSEVCVLGDIKQLNLYTLEGEYEDVTAPSTADGPSPHWQESQEEASVTELPHLIEVNQEKDSGPYPTFPSCLSVHHGLTQVRDGRCMHLSPDSRDVLQPCSEGYQQSPGSNGDTPQDNLLDICLEDVEMSGGYMDCPK, translated from the exons ATGGGAACCCACATTTGGTCCCTGAGGACTACACTTCTCGTCTGGGTTTTGTGTCCAAGTCCCTCTTTCCCATCAGGACCTGCAACTCCAACATGTCCACATCCCATCCTGTTTGCCCCTG CATCGCCTGCTTTGGAGTCTTTGGAGTGCCGTAATGACTATTCTACCAACATCCACTGCAGCTGGACAGAAGTCTTGgactttcctctttctctctttcacatgGACCCAGATGACCACAC tgtgtcgccctgtgtcCGTGGTCCTCTGCTGGTCCAGAATGCTTTAGGGTGGCTGCAAGTTCAGTGTCAGTACAATACCTCCTTGTTCGCTATTGGATTTGATGATGTGTTTTTCTtccacactccacactctcCTGGTCTCTCCAGAGCCTTTAACCTCAAGCAACATG CTAGAAGGAATTGTCCCCATGACATCACTGGTGATGGCCAGACACGTTGTTGGTTTGACCCTAAACCCACCTGGGTATCTCTGACACCTGAACCCAGGAATTCAACTCTGATTCCTGATCCCTCAGATCTCCGTCTCCCCTATCCACCAAGCTCTAAACATCCTAACAGCAATGGGAAT TCACTTGAAGAGGAGAGATCTGAATGGAGTGAGGAAGTTAGGGCGAGGGGGCTGATGACAAAGAACGAAAGAAAGGAGAACAgattgagggaggaggggaCAGTGGATCAGTTCGAGAGTTCTGGGGCTGATTATGAGTCCAGTGGATGGATTCCTGTACTGTTCAGGAAGACGGACACAG acAGCCTCCCAGGTCCCTTTaacctgcagtgtgtgtatgatggaGAGTGGAAAGTGAAATGCAGCTGGGAAATGAAGAGAGAACTGACACAGGTCATCCTCTACAACCTGAGCTACCGCATGCACACTGATACCCT atcAGAGTGGTGCTGTGCAGAATCAGAGGACGGTAGTAATGACAATAAAGGAGATGATGATGGCAATGATTATGATGATCCCAGTGAAGATGATTATGTTGTAAAATTTTCTTGTCTATTCTCCGTATCTGAAGCTGACCTCCTTCTACTCGATCTCAAACCTCAGCCACGAACCAAGGTTGTCCAGTCTTACAAACACA TTGAGCCTGTAGCTCCAGTTGGTTTAACTGTTGAAGTAATTGGACAGGACTGGGTTCTTAACTGGACTCTCCCCAAATATAGAACTGTACCCATCACCTCTGAACTCCGATACTGGAGCACAGACTCACCT gGGGATATACAGACTGTGCATCTGCTGACTGGAGTTAGTCTGTTTGTCCTGGCAGAGAGTTCTCTGCTCTGTCCAGCACATTATTTGGCTCATGTTCGCTGCAGCGTAACATCCCGTTCAGGTCGAGGTGCTCGATACACTGGATATCCCTCAGACTGGTCTGAACCTGTTCAGTGGACAACACGTACTG CTCCTGCATCAGGTGCATCCCGTGTGTATTTCCTCCTGGCTGCGAGTGTTTCCATTACAGTGattctgacatatttcactCTTCTGACCTTCCACAG gaaggtgaaagtgtgggaggtttctctcccctctccttTTCAGAGTAAAGCGCTGAAGGCAGTCTGCCAG GCTCATGGCTCACGGCTGCCGTCCCACATAGAGGTGGACAATCCCTGCATGAGTGAAGTGTGCGTGCTGGGGGACATTAAGCAGCTAAATCTTTACACACT TGAGGGTGAATATGAAGATGTTACAGCGCCCTCCACTGCCGACGGCCCTTCACCACACTGGCAAGAGTCTCAGGAGGAGGCCAGTGTAACTGAACTGCCCCATTTAATTGAAGTGAACCAGGAAAAAGACAGTGGCCCTTACCCTACGTTTCCATCATGTTTGTCTGTACACCATGGACTTACGCAAGTTCGTGATGGCAGATGTATGCACCTCAGCCCTGACTCACGTGATGTACTTCAGCCTTGCTCTGAGGGGTATCAGCAAAGTCCTGGGTCGAATGGCGATACACCTCAAGACAACTTGCTGGACATTTGCCTGGAAGATGTAGAAATGAGTGGTGGATACATGGACTGCCCAAAATGA